Proteins co-encoded in one Theileria equi strain WA chromosome 3, complete sequence genomic window:
- a CDS encoding cell cycle regulator protein, putative (encoded by transcript BEWA_001040A) → MVRKFSPEDIISQNLVKSSVQRNLKLNIVKQYPILKDTIDAIFPKKSQVYTAKCQEHITLIIVCGEIVFFQQRDGPWIPSLRLIHKYPPLLPKMQIDSGAIKFILRGSNIMCPGLTSPDGYMDEVEANTVVQITANGRVHACAIGITAMSTQEIRDKNRDVGVETLHHLNDGIWHYDASKL, encoded by the exons atggttCGAAAGTTTTCACCTGAGGACATTATATCGCAAAACTTGGTAAAATCCTCTGTGCAGAGGAATCTTAAGCTTAAT ATTGTGAAGCAATATCCCATTTTAAAGGACACTATTGACGcgatttttccaaaaaagaGCCAAGTTTACACTGCGAAATG CCAAGAGCACATTACTTTGATCATTGTCTGTGGTGAAATTGTCTTTTTCCAGCAGAGGGATGGGCCCTGGATCCCCTCACTTCGACTAATACACAAGT ATCCACCATTGCTTCCAAAAATGCAAATCGATAGTGGCGCCATTAAATTCATCTTGAGGGGTTCAAATATTATGTGCCCTGGACTGACATCTCCAGATGGATACATGGACGAAGTGGAGGCAAATACAGTTGTG CAAATCACTGCCAATGGAAGGGTCCATGCATGCGCTATTGGTATAACTGCAATGTCTACTCAGGAAAT ACGAGACAAGAATAGGGACGTTGGAGTCGAGACGCTTCACCATCTAAACGACGGCATATGGCACTATGACGCCAGTAAATTGTAG
- a CDS encoding hypothetical protein (encoded by transcript BEWA_001060A): MTRARKRLRTAEPANVAAVSKYQFDCTGFDCINDVKYETDVAILDKVGIPRPPQAVKLDVGRNMDTASLTTAVLSQYAELLRSSIENCKDEKFLKRKSMFTKLVNSMNARVKCLFRWKYFDKKILRNVEVVPYGVASELKRVGPSFSIRRGITTV, from the exons ATGACCAGAGCTAGAAAG AGGTTAAGGACTGCGGAGCCCGCAAACGTGGCGGCGGTCTCAAAGTATCAATTTGACTGCACGGGATTCG ACTGCATAAACGACGTTAAATACGAGACTGATGTCGCTATCTTGGACAAGGTCGGCATTCCCAGGCCTCCACAGGCCGTAAAGTTGGATGTCGGAAGGAATATGGACACTGCATCCTTGACAACTGCG GTGCTATCCCAGTACGCTGAACTCTTGCGGAGCTCAATAGAGAATTGcaaggatgaaaagttCCTCAAACGCAAGTCAATGTTTACGAAACTCG TAAACTCAATGAACGCCAGGGTAAAGTGTTTATTCCGCTGGAAGTACTTTGACAAGAAGATACTGAGGAAC GTTGAAGTTGTTCCCTATGGAGTCGCTAGCGAACTCAAAAGGGTAGGTCCTTCATTCTCCATACGTCGTGGGATAACAACTGTCTAG
- a CDS encoding hypothetical protein (encoded by transcript BEWA_001050A) gives MDVHKVDEADENCEVSAIVQKLNEIVASIEENSSVPKDAQEPQEPVEATKELLLKTLASAPAGDDAKVNEIKAQIESFQDEKINKLQLHVNSAIKKYEDILNTLALYNSRLVKASNLISEQVFKRTTPKDYIKLIQVCSTFIPLARGHMMSKARVYALVGNASGEHNRLSL, from the exons ATGGATGTTCACAAGGTGGACGAGGCTGATGAAAATTGTGAAGTCTCTGCAATTGTTCAGAAGCTAAACGAGATTGTGGCATCGATAGAAGAGAATTCCTCGGTCCCCAAAGATGCCCAGGAGCCTCAAGAACCAGTCGAGGCAACAAAGGAGCTGCTCCTCAAAACTCTTGCCAGCGCTCCCGCTGGAGACGACGCCAAAGTGAATGAGATCAAGGCTCAAATTGAGAGTTTTCAGGATGAGAAAATCAACAAGTTGCAGTTACAT GTTAACTCAGCGATTAAAAAGTATGAAGATATCCTAAACACGCTGGCGCTCTACAACAGTCGCCTG GTCAAGGCTTCCAACTTGATTTCCGAGCAGGTCTTCAAGAGGACAACACCCAAGGACTACATTAAACTCATACAGGTGTGTAGCACGTTTATACCCCTTGCAAGGGGACACATGATGTCTAAAGCACGAGTTTATGCTCTTGTAGGAAATGCCTCTGGAGAACACAACAGGCTCagtttataa
- a CDS encoding hypothetical protein (encoded by transcript BEWA_001020A), whose protein sequence is MNIIYIIILWYGSTAKDYRTVIFNINAPVDEKSLYLRFIDYKFFQKYSYTPRPKCRVTAVIDGSFLIWETNPDELVSKIDLDSKKIRPIFITVYTLPSVTQPSTNDHGTQIGDQEAIDGAYKIYYFMKVKNEWEPLNEEEYSQTFYATILSMEPEEVTLDISRGLEMEKICLVDKREVDTSVIEECENGKRSKTPLANPVGTGLVTINYYPRVKYSVYNVVDGREIIWNSTYDDQICTFLNVYEKDGEAVLVDLVAEDSNFLSREYFRMDVSSSPTDGCEVKKWKRIENDEYMRIIAELFECNTPGEIHVEDEKEAPKRINVQVEDVGDIFQGNVTEEKRKNKQSSGPIISSCHKSELFWVFLLPLVSCIQWS, encoded by the coding sequence ATGAAcatcatttatataataATACTCTGGTACGGTTCCACCGCAAAGGATTATCGTACCGTCATATTCAACATAAATGCACCCGTAGATGAAAAGTCGTTATACCTTCGGTTTATAGATtacaagttttttcaaaaatactCCTACACTCCCAGGCCAAAGTGCAGAGTAACTGCGGTTATAGATGGCAGCTTTCTCATATGGGAGACGAACCCTGATGAATTAGTCAGCAAGATTGATCTGGACTCTAAAAAGATACGGCCAATTTTTATTACCGTTTATACTTTACCTAGTGTAACACAGCCCTCCACGAATGACCACGGAACACAGATTGGAGACCAAGAAGCTATAGATGGCGCATacaaaatctactactttATGAAGGTCAAGAACGAGTGGGAGCCCTtgaatgaggaagaatattctCAGACATTCTACGCCACAATCTTGTCCATGGAACCTGAAGAGGTCACTTTGGACATTTCCAGGGGCCttgaaatggaaaagatttGTCTAGTTGATAAAAGGGAGGTGGACACATCCGTAATAGAGGAATGCgaaaatggaaaaaggTCCAAAACGCCCCTGGCTAACCCTGTGGGAACAGGTCTAGTAACGATAAATTACTATCCACGTGTAAAGTATAGCGTTTACAACGTGGTTGATGGGAGGGAGATCATTTGGAATTCGACCTATGATGATCAGATTTGCACGTTTCTAAACGTTTACGAAAAGGACGGAGAGGCAGTTCTAGTGGACCTTGTAGCAGAAGACTCCAACTTTCTTAGCCGTGAATACTTTAGAATGGatgtttcttcttctcccACGGATGGTTGCGAAGTGAAAAAGTGGAAAAGGATAGAAAATGACGAATACATGCGGATCATCGCCGAGTTATTTGAGTGCAATACTCCCGGAGAAATACATGtggaagatgaaaaagaGGCTCCAAAGCGCATTAACGTACAAGTTGAAGACGTCGGTGACATTTTCCAAGGAAATGTTACGGAggagaagaggaagaataagcAAAGTTCTGGACCTATAATCAGTAGTTGCCACAAAAGTGAGCTTTTTTGGGTATTTTTACTACCACTTGTCAGTTGCATCCAGTGGAGTTAA
- a CDS encoding signal peptide-containing protein (encoded by transcript BEWA_001010A), translating into MSRAQLTVLIYFIVSHGLCESIQTIDVGRPVDPNVFGIYENVKNGRYYTISYTTHSNYVIMRVIDEGVIIWQSSEGDTISDFYFDSKYVTPNFFQILVVGRAGAYTLNFVKALDKWEMVDGQYDVSEIFKNPSDYTLNILALDSNIAKVKMEALVSVHKQEKDISVELTYRSTEGVNSSSHQNKDDVFTIPVDFYHLSPAVNVIKVYHGQVPIWEHEGTEICTSVKIFHLQSCMPVVLRIEDVNILKYEYRLQEDGKYGAITEEDFIELIKKEFRGKVSLNANNGNAEMYNAKNGNEDGSKTSGFRQPTFIFLTMLSILCIK; encoded by the coding sequence ATGTCAAGGGCACAATTAACCGTTTTAATATACTTCATAGTCTCCCATGGGTTATGCGAAAGTATTCAAACCATAGACGTTGGTAGGCCAGTTGATCCAAATGTATTCGGAATCTATGAGAatgtcaagaatggaagataTTACACTATAAGCTACACTACGCATAGTAACTACGTTATTATGAGAGTGATAGATGAAGGTGTGATAATATGGCAGAGCTCTGAAGGGGATACAATTAGTGATTTTTATTTCGACTCAAAATACGTTACTCCAAATTTTTTTCAGATTCTTGTAGTTGGTCGTGCAGGAGCATACACCCTtaactttgtcaaggctCTAGATAAGTGGGAAATGGTTGATGGTCAATACGATGTTTCAGAGATTTTCAAGAATCCATCGGATTACACCCTGAATATCCTTGCCCTTGATAGCAACATCGCAAAGGTCAAAATGGAAGCTCTTGTCTCTGTTCACAAACAGGAGAAGGATATTTCTGTAGAACTAACTTATAGGTCAACTGAAGGAGTTAATTCCTCTTCTCACCagaataaagatgatgtCTTCACAATACCCGTAGATTTCTACCATTTAAGCCCTGCAGTAAATGTTATAAAAGTGTACCATGGTCAAGTGCCAATTTGGGAACACGAGGGAACTGAGATTTGTACCTCGGTAAagattttccatttacaGTCCTGCATGCCCGTTGTTTTACGCATAGAAGATGTGAACATTCTGAAGTACGAGTATAGGCTTCAAGAGGATGGCAAATACGGCGCAATCACAGAGGAAGATTTTATTGAACTAATCAAGAAAGAGTTTAGAGGTAAGGTTTCATTAAATGCCAATAATGGAAATGCAGAAATGTATAACGCTAAAAATGGGAATGAAGATGGCTCAAAAACCTCTGGATTCAGACAGCCTACATTTATTTTTCTCACAATGTTATCGATTCTCTGCATTAAATGA
- a CDS encoding hypothetical protein (encoded by transcript BEWA_001030A), with amino-acid sequence MGATASSLGIIIDLKEKPTDDEYHAYRGRGIKAKRSEEPQGSNFYKYTYAVPTGGSFTVKEIKDDNGKKVDVSELKGVPKVTSVFAYYWRYDKTGQKPTKALLIGATAGSRPKNKIKYYARGSDTLKWYSPTISFFFSNQHLTGELLEKELDDLTCEHNNAVTINLTETHSENHRNGQKYCCGYHNSKNEAKVTVTKQEVSCGEGGHDSIHIPYFKHEIYDGSSRLTKIKYYENGNQRKRIKLKDHDFPIDSPLTLYFFYCTGNYPKLIYINGTGKKQVNGWFKKPDNSDSNGDEQWEKVPGLPDKGPESIIDCDKYNQLVEVLNKISGYNSYQKCPGPKVSESDQPEETPTEFSTEKLEADSLGTSQLSRDDSTWTLIGVSTGVGLTFGTVYLVGWKLYKRYKQSDRWIRQI; translated from the coding sequence ATGGGTGCAACAGCCTCTTCACTAGGAATAATCATTGATCTTAAAGAGAAACCAACTGATGATGAATATCATGCATATAGAGGTAGAGGCATTAAAGCCAAAAGATCTGAAGAGCCACAAGGATCTAATTTCTACAAATACACCTATGCGGTTCCTACTGGAGGAAGTTTTACAGTAAAGGAGATcaaagatgataatggtaaaaaggTTGATGTTTCTGAGCTTAAAGGTGTTCCCAAAGTAACATCAGTTTTTGCCTATTATTGGAGGTATGACAAAACTGGCCAGAAGCCAACAAAGGCCCTCCTGATAGGGGCCACTGCTGGTAGCAGACCTAAGAATAAAATTAAGTATTATGCCAGGGGTAGTGACACTCTTAAATGGTATTCCCCCACCATCagttttttcttttctAATCAACATCTCACCGGTGAACTTCTTGAGAAGGAACTTGATGACCTTACCTGTGAACATAACAATGCAGTTACCATAAATCTTACCGAGACTCATTCTGAAAATCATCGCAATGGACAGAAGTACTGTTGCGGTTACCATAATAGTAAGAATGAGGCTAAGGTTACTGTGACAAAACAAGAAGTTTCCTGTGGAGAAGGTGGTCACGACTCAATTCATATCCCTTACTTCAAACATGAGATTTACGATGGAAGTAGTAGACTTACAAAGATAAAGTACTACGAAAATGGTAATCAAAGAAAGAGAATTAAACTAAAAGACCATGACTTTCCCATAGATAGCCCGCTGactctttattttttctaCTGCACAGGGaattatccaaaattgaTATATATCAATGGTACTGGAAAAAAGCAAGTTAATGGTTGGTTCAAAAAACCTGATAATAGTGATagtaatggagatgaacaGTGGGAAAAAGTTCCTGGTCTCCCCGATAAAGGTCCAGAAAGCATTATAGACTGTGACAAATATAATCAACTTGTGGAGGTACTAAACAAGATTTCTGGATATAACAGCTATCAAAAGTGTCCTGGGCCTAAAGTTTCTGAATCTGATCAACCTGAAGAAACTCCTACTGAATTCAGTACTGAAAAACTTGAAGCCGATTCTCTTGGAACTTCTCAGCTCTCTCGTGATGATTCTACTTGGACTTTAATTGGGGTTTCAACTGGAGTTGGTTTGACCTTTGGCACAGTCTATCTTGtaggatggaaactttataaacGTTATAAACAGTCTGACCGTTGGATTAGACAGatctaa